One Brassica oleracea var. oleracea cultivar TO1000 chromosome C7, BOL, whole genome shotgun sequence genomic window carries:
- the LOC106301314 gene encoding COBRA-like protein 2 has translation MGIRFSTISLLFLCLFSWTSFPTTEAYDALDPTGNITIKWDIISWTADGYVAVVSIFNFQQYRHIQAPGWQLGWSWYKKEVIWSMVGAQATEQGDCSKFKGNIPHCCKKTPTVVDLLPGTPYNQQISNCCRGGVISSWAQDPATAVSSFQISVGQSGTTNTTVRAPRNVTLKAPGPGYTCGPAKVVPPTKFISNDKRRKTQAMLTWNMTCTYSQFLAQKTPTCCVSLSAFYNKTIVPCPTCSCGCQNGTCVDPKIASVVPALSGKNNLQPLLQCTQHMCPIRVHWHVKTNYKEYWRVEVTITNFNYNMNYSQWNLVVQHPNFDNITQLFSFNYKPLSPYSGINDTAMLWGIKFYNDFLSQAGPIGNVQSELLFQKDPSTFTFEKGWAFPRRIYFNGDNCVMPPPDSYPWLPNAASNFATSTFIVLLITFFSVLILM, from the exons ATGGGCATTCGCTTCTCCACAATCTCGCTTTTGTTTCTGTGTCTCTTTTCTTGGACCAGCTTCCCCACAACAG AAGCTTATGATGCACTTGATCCAACTGGAAACATCACCATAAAATGGGATATCATTAGCTGGACTGCTGATGGCTATGTG GCTGTTGTATCAATCTTCAATTTTCAACAATACCGTCACATCCAGGCCCCGGGTTGGCAACTAGGATGGAGTTGGTATAAGAAGGAAGTGATATGGAGTATGGTTGGTGCACAAGCCACAGAGCAAGGAGATTGTTCTAAGTTCAAAGGCAACATTCCTCATTGCTGCAAGAAAACCCCCACCGTCGTTGACTTGTTGCCGGGAACTCCCTACAACCAACAGATATCAAACTGTTGTAGAGGCGGTGTGATTAGCTCCTGGGCACAAGACCCCGCAACAGCTGTTTCTTCGTTTCAGATTAGTGTTGGCCAATCTGGAACTACTAATACGACCGTTAGAGCTCCTAGGAACGTTACGTTGAAGGCACCAGGTCCTGGTTACACTTGCGGGCCTGCCAAAGTCGTTCCCCCGACCAAATTCATTTCTAATGATAAACGAAGAAAGACTCAGGCTATGT TGACATGGAACATGACGTGCACATATTCACAGTTCCTAGCTCAGAAAACTCCCACTTGTTGTGTCTCACTCTCAGCTTTCTACAATAAGACTATCGTACCATGCCCAACATGTTCTTGTGGATGTCAAAATGGTACATGTGTCGA CCCGAAAATAGCTTCGGTGGTACCCGCTCTTTCAGGGAAGAACAACCTCCAGCCGCTGTTGCAATGTACGCAGCATATGTGTCCCATCAGAGTTCATTGGCATGTGAAAACTAACTACAAAGAGTACTGGCGTGTTGAGGTCACAATCACAAACTTCAACTACAATATGAATTACTCGCAGTGGAATTTGGTTGTTCAGCATCCCAACTTCGACAATATCACTCAGCTTTTCAGCTTTAACTACAAACCTCTTAGTCCTTACTCTGGCATAA ATGACACGGCCATGCTCTGGGGGATCAAGTTCTACAACGATTTTTTGAGCCAAGCGGGTCCAATAGGCAACGTACAGTCGGAACTGCTCTTCCAGAAGGACCCGTCAACGTTCACGTTCGAAAAAGGATGGGCGTTTCCAAGACGCATTTACTTCAACGGCGATAACTGCGTTATGCCACCTCCAGACTCATATCCATGGCTTCCTAACGCTGCTTCAAACTTTGCAACTTCCACATTCATTGTACTTCTCATTACTTTCTTCTCTGTTTTGATTCTTATGTAA